The DNA window TCGCCTGCCAGCCCGGCGTGGTAGATGTCGTTGTCGATTCAGGTTCGGCGGGGGTTGCTTTTTTAGTCGGTTTGGTCAGCGTGGCGGTGATGTCGCCGTTGAGCAGATTGAGCGATTTGATACCGATTTTTTCGCCGTTCAGGTAAAAATAATCCGTCTCCATTGCCAGCCGCCCAACGTTGCCGGTCGTCTTGAAATCCGCCGTTTCCACGTTGACGTTCCATTTCGTGCGATTCAAATGCCACTTACCCAGCCCAATGTCCAGCGTATCGTCGGGGGCAGAGGGGGCGCTGGGTGGTGTAGGCAACCCTTCGTACAGGCGCGTATACACGTTCAGGCCGTTGGCTGTTACGTCTTTCAGGTGGTAAATCGACTTGTACACATTGGTTTCGTCGAACGTAACGCCCAGGCTGTCGGTATAGGCGTTGACGTCGGCCCCGACCACATCGTCGTGGTAGCGGATACGGACATCCTTCAGCGTAACAGCCGTCAGGTTGATCGCCATCGGTGTCGATACCGTATCGGCGGGTTCGGGAGCCGTGCCGGTGTCGAAGGCGTTAATGATGTACTGGAAGTTGAACGTCGTATCGGGCAGGGTGCGGTTGATGTTCAGATTGACTTTCTCAAAATCGATCTGATTGATCGCCAGCTTATTATTCAGCAAGCCCCACATATCGAGGTCAACCCGCATTTTCTCCCCATTAATCAGTGTATCGCCTTTTGGCGTGATAAACAGGACATCGGAAAGCTGAATATAATCGGGAATTTCGTAGCTGACCCGGCCAATGCGGAACGGCGATTGCAGACGGCTGGCGAGGTAGGAATTGACCTGTTTCGTGACGAACTGCTGCCCCCAGGGGGTGGTAGCTACCAAAACGACAAACCCCGCCACAAGCAGGATCAGGGCCAGTAAACCAAGCAGTACACGAACAAGTATTTTTGGGGCAGACATTCAGTATGTAGTGAATCGGCTGGTAAAAAGTCGATTGATGAGCCGGGGGCAGGCACCGGCCGCTTACGATGGGTTCTGGTTATAACCGGTCTGGCGGGAATTATGTTACCGGTCTGGCAACACCCCTATTAGTGATATACGTTCCAAACGGCTGTTTTGTTGCCCGGTCGCCGAAACCTGGCCGCCTGGCGCACGGCACAACCTTTTGTCCGGCTGGGAGTCCTTTCTTGTGAGGGTTAGTTGCAGACCCGCCCCGCAGCCGGTACTTTTGCAGCCGACCATCTGGACCACCTCGTCCTGCTATCCATGAGTGACCTCTTTACAGCCGAATCCATCATCAGTCTGCTTACACTGACGTTTCTGGAAATCGTACTGGGTATCGACAATATCATTTTTATTTCCATTGCCGCCAATAAACTGGTCCCGCAGGATCAGGGGAAAGCGCGCAATATCGGGCTGATTCTGGCGATGGCGTTCCGGCTCGCCCTGCTGACGGTAATCTCGGTCGTTATCTCACTCAGCAAACCCTTTACGCACATCGACGCGGGCTGGTTCAAAGCCGATCTGACGGGACAAAGCCTGATTCTGTTCGGCGGGGGTCTGTTTCTGCTCTACAAAGCGACCTCCGAAATTCACCACAAACTCGAAGGCGGTGAGGAAGATACGGCCAGCGCCACCAAAGGCAAAGCTACCGTTTCAAGCGTCGTGACGCAGATCGCCATCACCAACATCGTCTTTTCCATTGACTCCATCCTGACGGCCATAGGCCTGACGCAGAACGTATCGATCATGATGATTGCCGTTGTGCTGTCCATTGGCATTATGATGTTTTTCGCCGGTCCGGTGGGCAAATTCGTCAACGAGCACCCCACGATTCAGATGTTGGGTCTGGCGTTTCTGATTATGATTGGGTTCATGCTGGTGGCCGAAGGCGCGCACCTGTCGGACGTTGCCTTTTTCAATCAGCACGTGGGCGAAGTGCCGAAGGGATATCTGTATTTCGCTATTGCGTTCTCGCTGCTGGTCGAATTTCTCAACATCCGGCTCCGTAAAGCTCAGAAACCCGTTCACCTCCACCCCTACGACGGGCAACCGGGCCGGGACGGGGTAATCTAGTTAGTGCCGGGCCACCAGCTGGTTGATGGTTGTCTCCGGCAGCTTCCAGCTGTCGAGCCGTCAGGCTAAAAAAGCTACCGTATGCACAATTAGCCTGACGGCTCGACAGCTGGAAGCTGCCGGAGACAACCATCAACTACGAACCTCAAACCACAAACTGCCTTGTCTCTCTCCGATCAGCTTACCGACATTCTGAACAGCCTCGGCGGCTTTGGGCCGGAGGTGTGGCTGTCGGTGGCGTTCTGCGGGCTGCTACTGGCCGAATTGCTCCTGCTGCGGACGGATGCGCGCACACGGCGTCGGTGGCTGGTGGGGCTGAGCATCGGCAGCGTAGCCGTAGCGGGTGTCTGGTCGGCGGTGCTGGGGGCGCGGGGTTTTCTGTTTACGCACCTGCTGTTTCTGGACAATCAGGCTGTCTTTTTCCAGCTGATCGTCGCCCTGAGCGCGGTGCTGGTGCTTGCTTACGAAGCATCCGCCTACGGCTCAAAGGACCAACCAACGATCAACCGGTTGCCGGTCGAATGGTACGCGCTGATCGTGGCCATGACGCTCGGTATGTTTCTGATGACGCTGTCGGTCAACCTGCTGAGCATTTACCTGAGTATCGAACTGGTGTCGATCTGTTCGTACCTGCTGACGGCCCTCAACGCCGACCGCAAGGCGTCGGAGGGCGGTATCAAGTACTTACTGTTTGGCGCGGTCAGTTCGGCCATCATGCTCTACGGGATGTCGCTGCTCTACGGCATGACCGGCACGCTCGACCTCACCGCCGATAACTTCGGCATTGGCCTTTCGCAGCAGGACGCACCCGTGGCGACGGTGGCGATGCTGCTCACACTGGCGGGGCTGCTGTTCAAGCTGGCGGGGGTACCTTTCCACGTCTGGACACCCGACGCCTACGAAGCCGCCCCCGTACCCGTTGCTGCGTTCTTCTCCGTCGCGCCCAAAGCCGCTGCCGTGCTGGTATTGCTGCGACTGGTATCTGCCCTGCCAGTCGATGGGTCGTCGGGCGGTACGACGATGACCGTGCTGCAAACACCACTGGCGGTACTCGCCCTCGCCGGTATTCTGATCGGCAACCTGACCGCCCTGCGCCAAACCGACGCCAAACGGCTGCTGGCTTATTCGAGCATCGCCCACGCCGGTTTTCTGCTGGTGGGCGTCGTCGCGCTGAGTCCGGCGGGGTTCAACGCGGTGCTATTTTACTCGGCAACGTACCTGTTTATGTCGCTGGGCGCGTTTTTCCTGATAGACCTGCTGGCCCGCTCGCAGGGTAGCGACTCGCTTAGCATCAGCCAATTTGCCGGGTTAGGATCGCGTCAGCCGCTGCTGGCCGTAGCCCTGATGATTGTGATGCTGGCCCTGACGGGTTTGCCGCCGACGGTAGGGTTTACAGCCAAACTCCTGTCGTTTACGGCCCTGTTCGACGCGTATCAGCGCAGCAGCGACCCGTGGTTGTTGATTCTGTTCGCGCTGGGGCTGCTCAACGCGCTGATTTCGCTGGTTTATTACCTCCGAATTCCGTTTCTGCTGTTCTTCCGCCCCGCCCAGGCCGACTTACCGGCTCCTACCCCCCTGCCCCGTTTCGCCGTCGGCTTGTCGGTACTGCTGGCACTGATTACGCTGCTTCTCTTCATCCGGCCCGGTTTGCTGACTGATTGGATCGGGGGTCTGTAACGCATCTCTTGCTTCGCGCTTTTCCGGCCCGACTGATCGATACCGATTAGCCGGGCCATTTTATTCATCCCTCTCCGATTCCATTTTTTAGCGATGAACGATAACCTGTTACGGGTTATCGTTCATCGATCTATACAACAATGTCACCGACTAACCATATAATAGATATCATAGATTCATAACACCACTCGTCCAACCAATGTCTACATTTTGAGCGTCTTAGTGCAAGTATCAACCAATTCAACCAACCACATGAAAAACGATTACATCAGTACAGCCAGTCGATGGCTGTTTTCAGTCGGCCTGCTCATCAGCCAAGCTCTATTTGCGCAGACCGCACCGGTTATTCAATGGCAACGTGTCTTGCCGGGCATAACGGAAGTAAAAGCAGTAAAAACTTCTAGTGGGGACATCATAACGACAAACGGTTCAAGCGTACTAAAATTATCAGGCTCAAGCGGGACAGAGCAATGGAAGACAACACTGCCAACCACCTACCTGTACTCCATCGGTATTGACCTTACCCCCTTACCTGATGGTGGTGTGACAGTACTGGCGCGTGACCCGTACAAATGGTCGCTGATCAGACTAAGTGCTTCGGGAACAGTACAGTGGCTGAAACCTTTTAGGAACATTACCCAACCAGGTGAACTCACCCAGACTAAACTGACAAAGGTAATTCAAGCCTCAGATGGAGGTTACGTTGCAATGGGAAGTACACAATACGGCCGTGACGGCTCCAACACGGATCTGTACAGATTCGATGCCGATGGCAACTTAGTCCGTTCACAAGGACTTGGCTATATCTATCCAAACGCTCCGCGACCCATCTCAGTCGGGAATAGTATTATTCAGACAGCAGATGGGGGGTACTTACTGGTAGGCGAATCATCCGATGGATTAGGATCGGGGTTTCGTGGCTGGGCAGTCAAACTAAACAACCAATTGAGCGTCATCTGGCAAAATCGATACGAGCCGACGCGCAGGTTCAATGACGCTACCAATGCTACTGACGGGCAAAACTATCTGATTACAGGAGTTACCACGGCCACACTGCCCAGTTTCGCCGGTATCCTGGCCATCGACCCCAGCGGACAGCCAATCCAGGACCTAAGAAGCGACAGACTAACAGGCGATACCTACTTTTTCAGCGGGAATGCGTTGATCACCCCGCTTCCCGGCAGTTCACCGGCTCAAAGTGTTTTGCTCACCACGTCCGGTAGCTCAAGCCGGGGTAACGATTTTCGGTTATCAACGCCTGGGTTAACCCTATCGTTGGGTGGTACGGGCGACGAAGCAGTATCTTCCCTTGTCACAACGCCAGACGGTGGTTTTCTGCTAGCGGGTACCACGACCTCTACGGATGGTGAGGTGCAGGGAAAAACGGATAATACAGCATCAGGGTGGATCGTAAAGCTAGCCCCAGTCAAACCACTAACGCTGAATGCTCCCACCTACGATTGTTCGACGGGCGCTATCACGTTCAATGTAAGTGGCGGAGACGGATCACCGATCACGTTTTCAGCGCCTGGTATCAGCCGTCCCTCGTTGACAAGTACCACCGGCACTGTCGAACAGGGATTACGTAACGACCCTAAAACGATTTTTATCGTAGCTAACCAGAGCGGTCAACGGGCTACGTACAGCTTCGATCTGAAAGCCTTCTGCAGTGGGACACCCCCAACCACGCCAACACCTACACCCAACCCACCCACGACCGGCGGTACACTGACACTGACCCAGCCAACTTACAATTGCTCGACGGGGGCGATCACCTTCAACAGCACCGGGGGCGATGGCTCGATCATTACCTACTCCGCACCGGGCATCATGCGTTCGTCGGTGACCAGTAACACCGGTGTTGTAGAACAAGGTCTGCGCAACGACCCCAAAACGATTCTGATCACGGCCATGCAAGGTGGCTACTCAACCAGCTACAGTTTCGACTTCAAGTCATTCTGTAGTGGCAACCCCACCACCCCGGTTACGCCAACACCGCCGGTAACAGAAAACGGACTGTTACTGACGGCTCCGACTTATAACTGCTCGACGGGCGCGTTTACCTTTAACTACACCGCACGTAACGGCTCACCCGTCGAATTTCAGGCTGCGGGTATCACCGGCTGGACGACTAACCCCAATCAGTTTGTCGACAGGGATTCCCGTACCGCTAACGACGTTAAGCCCTTTACGCTGATGGCTCGCCAGAATGGGCAGGTCGTCACCTACACCTGGGATTTGAAAGCCGCCTGTGGTCGGTCGGCGCGGGTCGCTGCGGAAGCCGGACAGGGGCTGCAACTGACGGTAAAAGGCAACCCGGTGGGCAACACGGCTATCGTTGACATTAGTGGTGTCGAGGGGCAGGCGGTTCAGCTTGATCTGCTCAATGCCAGCGGGCACGTACTGGAGCAGCGGCACATCGAGCAGGCCGGGGTTGTGGAGGAGCAGCGTTTCGAGTTGCAGCGTCAGCCAACGGGGGTGCTGTTCCTACGGGCGCAGAGCGGTCAGCAGCACCAGACCGTCAAGCTGATTAAACAGTAATCATTAGTCATCGCTGACCGCACCAGACCATCGAACTATCAGCCCGCTTGCCTGGTGCCGAGCCACGAATCAGCCGGTAGTTAACCCTATCTACATCGCCCGCTTAGTCAATAGTCGACTGGGCGGGCGATGTTTTTCGCGGCCAACGACTCACCTTCTCATAGCCTGCGCAATACACTGTTGAGCGCCGACAGTCATGGTCGCGTACAATCTAATCTCCTACCGACCATATAGTCAATATCATATGTCGGTAATATAAATCATGTCACTAATCGATTAGCTTTCGGTGTCCTACGACAACTATCAACCATTTCAACCAACCACATGAAAAACATGTACACCAGCGTACTCAGTCGATGGCTGATTCTGCTCTTACTGCTCAGCAGCCGAACCCTACTAGCCCAAACCGCCCCGGTTGTTCAGTGGCAAAAACTGTTGAACGGTCCAGCCAGGCAGGCAACTAATGGAGATCTATTAATCGCGAATGGAAACGTGATTCGCTTGGCCAGCGATGGTACTCAGAAATGGGCAATGAGCTTAGCTACGTACTCTGCCGTCGATCTCGTTTTAGCACCAAATGGAAATAGCGTGGTTTTAGCACGTGACAGCTACTATTACTACAAGTGGGCAATAATTCAGCTAGATGCGACTGGTACGATCTTATCAACGAAGCCATTTGCTGACTACACCAGTTCAAGTGCAGGCTATCCACAACGAACTTTGACGACAATCGCTCAAAGTTCAGATGGTAGTCTGGTAGTATTGGGCAGTATTTTTTATGGACGGGAAGGGATTACTACTCTAGTTTATAAGTTTAC is part of the Spirosoma rhododendri genome and encodes:
- a CDS encoding T9SS type A sorting domain-containing protein, giving the protein MSVIWQNRYEPTRRFNDATNATDGQNYLITGVTTATLPSFAGILAIDPSGQPIQDLRSDRLTGDTYFFSGNALITPLPGSSPAQSVLLTTSGSSSRGNDFRLSTPGLTLSLGGTGDEAVSSLVTTPDGGFLLAGTTTSTDGEVQGKTDNTASGWIVKLAPVKPLTLNAPTYDCSTGAITFNVSGGDGSPITFSAPGISRPSLTSTTGTVEQGLRNDPKTIFIVANQSGQRATYSFDLKAFCSGTPPTTPTPTPNPPTTGGTLTLTQPTYNCSTGAITFNSTGGDGSIITYSAPGIMRSSVTSNTGVVEQGLRNDPKTILITAMQGGYSTSYSFDFKSFCSGNPTTPVTPTPPVTENGLLLTAPTYNCSTGAFTFNYTARNGSPVEFQAAGITGWTTNPNQFVDRDSRTANDVKPFTLMARQNGQVVTYTWDLKAACGRSARVAAEAGQGLQLTVKGNPVGNTAIVDISGVEGQAVQLDLLNASGHVLEQRHIEQAGVVEEQRFELQRQPTGVLFLRAQSGQQHQTVKLIKQ
- a CDS encoding TerC family protein; its protein translation is MSDLFTAESIISLLTLTFLEIVLGIDNIIFISIAANKLVPQDQGKARNIGLILAMAFRLALLTVISVVISLSKPFTHIDAGWFKADLTGQSLILFGGGLFLLYKATSEIHHKLEGGEEDTASATKGKATVSSVVTQIAITNIVFSIDSILTAIGLTQNVSIMMIAVVLSIGIMMFFAGPVGKFVNEHPTIQMLGLAFLIMIGFMLVAEGAHLSDVAFFNQHVGEVPKGYLYFAIAFSLLVEFLNIRLRKAQKPVHLHPYDGQPGRDGVI
- a CDS encoding NADH-quinone oxidoreductase subunit N, giving the protein MSLSDQLTDILNSLGGFGPEVWLSVAFCGLLLAELLLLRTDARTRRRWLVGLSIGSVAVAGVWSAVLGARGFLFTHLLFLDNQAVFFQLIVALSAVLVLAYEASAYGSKDQPTINRLPVEWYALIVAMTLGMFLMTLSVNLLSIYLSIELVSICSYLLTALNADRKASEGGIKYLLFGAVSSAIMLYGMSLLYGMTGTLDLTADNFGIGLSQQDAPVATVAMLLTLAGLLFKLAGVPFHVWTPDAYEAAPVPVAAFFSVAPKAAAVLVLLRLVSALPVDGSSGGTTMTVLQTPLAVLALAGILIGNLTALRQTDAKRLLAYSSIAHAGFLLVGVVALSPAGFNAVLFYSATYLFMSLGAFFLIDLLARSQGSDSLSISQFAGLGSRQPLLAVALMIVMLALTGLPPTVGFTAKLLSFTALFDAYQRSSDPWLLILFALGLLNALISLVYYLRIPFLLFFRPAQADLPAPTPLPRFAVGLSVLLALITLLLFIRPGLLTDWIGGL